The Anastrepha obliqua isolate idAnaObli1 chromosome 5, idAnaObli1_1.0, whole genome shotgun sequence DNA window GTAAACATCCTGGTCCATTTTAAATGTGCTTTTTTCCACCAGTTTTCGAAAACATTGCAATGTTTGCGCCTCCTTCTCCAATTTATCCTTTTCTCTAAGCATAAAAGTCTTTAGGATATCTTGCATTGCGCCTTCCATTGGAATACCAccgtttttatcaataaaactttCTGTATCACGATGTACCGTTTGTTCTACTTGACTGCGAAGTCTCTCGTATTCAAGATCCAAGAGCTTTTTCAAACCAGCAGAGAAAGTACGCGTatgaccagattttttttctggAATATCTAAATCATTGCAATATTGTACACCTTCGACAGTACTTTCGCGATTGCTCTCTGTTGAAATATTTCCATTCAAATTTTCTGTTTCAAATCCGATAATTGTTTGTAGAAGTTCACCCGAAAATTCATTTGATTGAGATTGCTGAACAATGCCAATTTGTTGAAAACTTGTAGGACCGAACTTCCCATCAATATCATAAAACTTGTAACCTAACATTTCGAGAGCTATTTCAGTTAGTAAATATGACATTATTCAATTTCGTcgaacttaaatttatttccgtCCTTGCGCCTTTGTtctcatataaaatttgtacctgaaatttgtttacatgATGCAACTAGTTCTGGGCGATTATGACATGCTTTAGTCGATTGTATCGATTATTCAAACAACTCGATTGCTCTGGATATTTTCTTTCGTAATCGAGTTAGTGACGAACTACCAGCTGCGGCTAGTTCAGCTCGAGGTAAAGTAATAATCAAAACAATTGACTAAAACATTAGTAAGCCGATACAACAACCACCACCAAAACCTTCTACAGCAATCAGTTTTACGTTACATGAACCAAGTATAATGGAGTACAAGCTTGcgtcttccgaattcgctgtgtcaTCAGAGCTCATGAATAAAAGAACAAAAGGAAGTAGAATTACTAGTTTGTGTAGAGGAAGAGTAGACGAAAGCAACGAGAACAAcgaaacacaagaaattatatgcacacacacacacacacatgaaaacgaaaaataacTGTATTCGGAGGCTgtatattaatttgtgttttcaCAGTTAAATACGCGGcacttcatttttattagtttctttAGTTAAATCTCACAaaccacaatattaccaagccattcactggaTGTTCActaacatgtaatttctcctcctttGGTTCGTTTTGTATTGGTGAGAgacctgacgtcagacttgtcaaaatcgcgaaaaataaagtaactgttttgggcAGGGTATTCAGTTAAACGTGTAAGTGATTGAATCAAAAGTAATAGAGTGAGTTACTAAAGCATTGTGCTGCCATTAATTTGTGACTCTTATTTAGCAATtcagtgatcgaactcagaggattttttatgaaaggattgatttgcataaaaataagcaaaaaaaaaggtcTACAGGTGCGAGTATAGCCCGTTGCTCTCAATCGTTCTTGCTGAAAGCTCTTGAGGGGCTGATTAATCTGTATGTAAGGTGTGAAATTCCTCGAAGGCATTCGTACGCTCAACATGCCTATTGTAAAGGCAGATCAGTGGATTACCTCCGCCGGCAGGTAAGCAGTGACACTTGCCAAGACAGTGTTCTTTCTAAAGGAGCTGGAGAAGCGAGGCTACGAGTGGGTTGtttacgcggatgacgtggaaCTTATGGTCAGAGGCAAGTTATTAGATACTCTGATGGAATTGATGCAGAGTTATCTAAGCTATCTAGTTGTGAAATGGACCGCAGATTGCGGTCTCTTGGTAAATCATCTGAAGGCGGTGCTCGTTTTGTTTACGTTGAAATATAAAAGACATTGAAGAGAGAAGCAGGAAGGCAACAGTCATCTTATATGGTCGTCGGGACGGTATCGGTAAAAGATGGGACCTCTCACTTAAAGTTagtctttctcgtgctaaccgacgccagttggaaacaccaagtgaagccaagtacttCTTCAGGTGATccttccaacacagaggaggccttcctcttccttgaCTACCCCCAGCTGGTACCgaatcgaatattttcagaaccGGCGCGttcgtatccattcggacactGGACCGtaattcgctgcactatgtatatgtcaccgtaaagctcatacagctcatcgttccatcggctGCGATGTTCGGCGTCACTAACGGTCAAAGATTGTTGTCATCATCAAAGCTTCTACGCCATTCGATAGGGCGGGCATggtgagagccttatagagtgttaattttgttcgtcgaaagaggaTTTTACTACTTAATTGTCTATTGagtccaaaatagcacttgtGGGCAAGAGAGATGGCAAGAGGATGATTtcgtgtgtagaagtccacgcaagtccAGGCCAGGACTATTTTTCTGCATACGGTTCAagtagctcacaacttccgagcttcgcccaagtatcctctgggtagttCCCGAACATCCCTTTGAGAGCGACCTAATATAACAAGGCGAAGCATCCTACGATATCTGGTAGTTAGGTGGGTATGGAGCCCACCACGCAtggacacacacatacatgcatggacACATCACCACATAGTAAGGCTATGGTCGCAGCGACTACACTAGGTACTGGTCTAACTACGCTCTTGCTGTCGTGATAATAGACCGCTATAATAAGCGATGCCTTTCGCAGATTATCTGAGCACCGTAGATACGTCATTGATTGCGCTTTCCCAATTCGCAATGTCATTAGAGCTGCGAATGAACAGacaaaaagaagaggaaaagTGAGGAAAGGAAATGAAACTGACACAagaaagtatatacatatacacacatgcacttACTTTCCACGTCGCCAccggcaaaaaatcaaaataaatgcattaggTGGTATTGttataattcgtgctttcaacCGCGGTacttcataatttgtttaatttaaaactcaaaataatcaAACCCTTCACTGAATATGCAAAAATAAGTAGCTTCTTTTCCTTTTTGGCAAATAaccctgtgttatcgataattatttttacgaaagtaaagagaaacgtcaaagtaaaaactaaataatatagacgccggcaaagaaaacaggtttgtagacataaaactaataaaatttttgttagatattattaattaagcattcatattacagaaaaatatCTGTGTCCGTAGACGGTTTGGCCTgttattgcttattaaaaaatgtaatatcaaatttcgcatgcgtattgctgccatatttttttgcaacctcagtaaacgtcgcttACGGATTTCCTACAACTGTTtgttattagcagccaattgtacaattaaatgaattattccttctccttgtcttttcttcattttgttaataataaaatactacAAAATATTTCACCAAAGCAATTTCTATGTAGAAAACGCCTTCAAAACAGCACTGTcaactgattgtcaattttatttatttcgtttattctTTCGTCATATTCATtcgttttgtggattttttgttgattactgcatatgtgaacatACTTTTAGCGTGGTctgatgaaattaaaaaacatgtaACTGAGAAATATACTATCGATAGCGTTGGAAAATATTCGATACCCATGGGGGTAAAATATCGATAGTTTACTACCACGGCTATCATATTGTGGCAAACACATGCAGCgattttgcaacaatttgtaAATATACAAGGATTATCTATAATACATGGTCTCTGTGGAAATATTTGCACTAATTCCTTATCGTTTGTGATGTTTTAAATTGAATCGTATTGGCAGCGGTAAAACGAAGCCGTAGGCTGATACAGAATTCCTGCCTTCTATACATGTTTGATTGTTAGCTGATAACCCTTGACGTAGAACTGgtatatgaatgtgtgtactGTTTATACGTACGTAGTTCAATTGATGGAACCGATTAATAATAACGTGCAGCAAAAACAGAAATTGGTTTGTTAGTTACACTTTAGCTACACTTTCAAAACGTGGTTATTATTTCCAACGGCAGAATAACTTGGTACGATTGTGTAAAGTAAATTCGCGCTTTAAGAAAACCTGTTGATTTCGAATCAGTTTCGTGGGTGTGATTGTTACCATGCCGATTTTACGTTATTATTCAACGCACACATGGAGCGATCCCTGCAAATTACGAATATTGGCGCAATTAACGCaagtaagaaaatataataattttattaatatgtaATTACATGAGCGCATATCGGTGTGTGACTATTTGATTCGCGTATTTTGCTTTGAACTGAAATAATTCTGCACTTTAAAAAAGGTAATGAAGCTGATTGAACAACCCGGATATATGTATGTCACAGGAATGTCACTTCAGCAACATACCCTAATAATGTGTAATGATTTATTCtgttacaacagcaacaagaacAATTAGAACCCATCAATTTAGTGGCAAATGTCAAGCAACTTACAGTGTAACATACTTCTGATCGGTTCGCTTAAGATGGAAACTTTTATGAAATAATGTACCCATTATTCAAGTACCAGTTGAATTCTCGGTTAACTCCgcttaaaatgaacaaaaaattccTATTAAATCGGAGTTGTAAATAAATCTGctgcagaaaataaatattgtatatataggTATCATCATTAACAACAGATTGACATTTAACAAACATATTAACAAGGTTACTCTCCAAGCGTTTAAAACACTTGGTTTTATTACAAGAACCAGCAAGGACTTCACAAATAACAACACCTTACTGAGCCTTTTCTCCTCCTTAGTCCTTCCAATTCTGGAATATGGCACAGTAATCTGGTCTCCTTTTACTGACTCTGCAATCAAACGCGTTGAACGAGTACAAGTAAAACTTTGCAGAAGCCTGGATTACCGAAACAGTCGCCAAGGAGGATACAGATCAACACTTGAGATCTATGACCAGTTCCACATCAATAGTTTGCAAGCACGTCGGCAGGTAGCGGACCTAATATTCTTTTTCAAAGTTGTGAATGGCCTGATCGATGCCCCAGATATCAATAGTTGGTTTGAATTCGCACCTGTTGGATTTCCACTGAGACGCAATCGCCTGCTAAAAACCACAAGGACAactaaaaactatgtttttaacGGTCCACATAACCGAATAGCTAGGATCGTCAACTCTCTGCACAACGAGGTGGACTTTTACAGCGGATCACTCAATACCTTCGTACCAGATATTAAATcacgtctttttttttttaatttgtttaaacctTTCCGCTCAaaattcaactcattttttctcttttcattaATTGTTACCAAGTTGTATATTGCCGATTGGCGTTtgtgtattaaataaataaataaaaaaaagtccgGTACTTCCCTGAATTCACTCAAAGTTTCGGCTGTAAACTTTTGATAATTGAagtcatgattcaattattaaagttgAAGTATTTTATACCAAgcttaagaaaaattgtaaaaagagCATTTGCAATGcatgaaaaatatacaataat harbors:
- the LOC129249159 gene encoding uncharacterized protein LOC129249159, with the protein product MSYLLTEIALEMLGYKFYDIDGKFGPTSFQQIGIVQQSQSNEFSGELLQTIIGFETENLNGNISTESNRESTVEGVQYCNDLDIPEKKSGHTRTFSAGLKKLLDLEYERLRSQVEQTVHRDTESFIDKNGGIPMEGAMQDILKTFMLREKDKLEKEAQTLQCFRKLVEKSTFKMDQDVYNQYKKVFVASNKTKSACVD